The following proteins come from a genomic window of Geothrix edaphica:
- a CDS encoding SanA/YdcF family protein: MHHQQIYRAEDMPPVGGPVLVLGAGVYGDGEPTELLQGRLRTALDLYRTGKVRWFLVSGDNRHPSYNEPQAMRRWLVKQGVPPTHIVSDYAGLRTWDSLKRAQAVFGQRQVVIVTSDFHLPRALYLADRLGLQAWGVPASTEDRPQVNRFRYWTREYIARHLALWDAWFPPDVRLGPREPTPDDWDPAS; the protein is encoded by the coding sequence ATGCACCACCAGCAAATCTACCGGGCAGAGGACATGCCGCCAGTGGGCGGCCCGGTGCTGGTGCTGGGGGCCGGTGTCTATGGCGACGGGGAGCCCACCGAACTCCTCCAGGGGCGCCTCCGCACGGCCCTGGATCTCTACCGCACCGGGAAGGTCCGCTGGTTCCTGGTCTCCGGCGACAACCGGCACCCTTCGTACAATGAACCCCAGGCCATGCGCCGCTGGCTGGTGAAGCAGGGGGTTCCCCCCACCCACATCGTCAGCGACTACGCGGGGCTCCGCACCTGGGACAGCCTCAAGCGCGCCCAGGCCGTCTTCGGCCAGCGACAGGTGGTCATCGTCACGTCGGATTTCCACCTGCCTCGGGCCCTCTACCTGGCGGACCGCCTCGGGCTCCAGGCCTGGGGCGTCCCCGCCTCCACCGAGGACCGGCCGCAGGTGAACCGGTTCCGCTATTGGACCCGGGAGTACATCGCCCGGCACCTGGCCCTCTGGGACGCCTGGTTCCCGCCGGATGTCAGGCTCGGCC